One genomic window of Quercus lobata isolate SW786 chromosome 9, ValleyOak3.0 Primary Assembly, whole genome shotgun sequence includes the following:
- the LOC115961137 gene encoding probable disease resistance protein RPP1 yields the protein MISNQFETCSFIANVREVNEKHGILQLQQTFLNDLLILRDMNVKDVDNGILMIKNRLHHKKILLVLDDVNELGQLNKLVAEHNWFGPGSRVIIKTRDVHLLMTRKVDGIYEIEGLSYDEAFHLFNSKAFSILPKII from the coding sequence ATGATTTCCAATCAATTTGAAACATGTAGTTTTATTGCTAATGTTAGGGAAGTTAATGAAAAACATGGCATACTTCAGTTACAACAAACATTTTTGAATGATCTTTTGATTCTTAGAGATATGAATGTAAAAGATGTTGATAATGGAATTCTCATGATCAAGAATAGGTTACATCACAAAAagattcttcttgttcttgatgatgtaaATGAATTAGGCCAATTGAACAAATTGGTTGCTGAGCACAACTGGTTTGGTCCAGGTAGTAGAGTTATCATCAAAACAAGAGATGTGCATTTGCTAATGACACGTAAAGTTGATGGAATATATGAGATTGAAGGATTGAGTTATGATGaagcttttcatctttttaattcAAAAGCTTTTAGCATCCTACCAAAGATTATCTAG